Proteins co-encoded in one Chitinophagales bacterium genomic window:
- a CDS encoding HRDC domain-containing protein: MKVKIFTIPILHSEKWEKELNQFLQQKKVVEIDRQLVNGKNGAYWSFCVEYIDGSSAISNEQQRIDYKKVLDDATFQRYSALREVRKVLAEEEGLPVFAICSNASLSEIAKLNTITEKTMQKVKGIGEKKAAKYATRFAEGLQKKEGK; encoded by the coding sequence ACTATTCCCATTTTGCATAGTGAAAAGTGGGAAAAAGAATTGAATCAGTTTTTGCAGCAAAAGAAGGTTGTGGAAATAGACCGTCAACTGGTCAATGGCAAAAACGGAGCTTATTGGTCTTTTTGTGTGGAGTATATAGACGGTTCGAGTGCTATTTCCAACGAACAACAGCGCATCGACTACAAAAAGGTATTGGACGATGCGACTTTTCAGCGTTATTCCGCTTTGAGAGAGGTACGCAAGGTATTGGCAGAAGAAGAGGGACTGCCTGTTTTTGCGATTTGTAGCAATGCTTCTTTGTCCGAAATAGCAAAGCTGAATACCATCACCGAAAAAACAATGCAGAAAGTCAAGGGGATTGGTGAGAAAAAGGCAGCCAAATATGCGACAAGGTTTGCGGAAGGGCTTCAAAAAAAAGAAGGCAAATGA